A genomic region of Candidatus Pseudomonas phytovorans contains the following coding sequences:
- a CDS encoding HDOD domain-containing protein has translation MPIETKVPAQAPRTLEAWVKLLESVRIPVPKHSYDRVMAAIHDNRRSLRDIAELMQDSPALVLSVMREANHPTNASQAEPAESLEVALNRLGLERSEQLLKRLPSLPVEEIPPVLSQFQLISQHASQQASGLFASRLARLWQEIHWGSLLFLSPLWPLALAYPKLLDTWELRVIHKGEDAAQVEEELFGVRIMALCQTMAEYWRLPQWVTQGYRLLLEEREQLALVLSIARDEDLLSQQHRLDAEPGLRRWFNQPANTVLLANNLALAAQVGWDNPHLLRWQLLTALYLQTSLEDVQQQVHQQAAASARRHARHALFHPAEALIWPWHQRRPHPDMLAPPPPSSDDLARWRKLCQDLLAQPSPFTNTVHLATQAGEALLACGMQRIMLLSLDKASDYLRVQQIAGLPKEAGALALQVSQNKLLQKLMAQAGQLRITPENHTQFSALLPPPLRALFRSEHVLLRSLAVNDQVLMLMVADQGCRPLADISVQAFGKTAQCTERALSVFVNRKG, from the coding sequence ATGCCAATTGAAACCAAGGTGCCCGCTCAGGCCCCACGTACGCTAGAGGCCTGGGTAAAGCTGCTCGAGAGTGTTCGCATACCCGTGCCGAAGCACAGCTACGACCGGGTCATGGCTGCCATCCACGATAACCGCCGCTCGCTGCGCGATATCGCCGAACTGATGCAGGATAGCCCGGCACTGGTGCTTTCGGTGATGCGCGAAGCGAATCACCCCACCAACGCCAGCCAGGCAGAGCCCGCCGAAAGCCTGGAAGTCGCCCTCAACCGCCTGGGCCTGGAGCGCAGCGAGCAACTGCTCAAGCGCCTGCCCTCGCTGCCCGTCGAAGAAATCCCGCCGGTGCTCAGCCAGTTTCAACTGATCAGCCAGCACGCTTCGCAACAGGCCAGCGGCCTGTTCGCCAGCCGCCTGGCACGGCTGTGGCAGGAAATTCACTGGGGAAGCCTGCTTTTCCTGTCACCGCTGTGGCCGCTGGCGCTGGCTTACCCCAAGCTGCTGGACACCTGGGAGCTTCGGGTTATCCACAAGGGCGAGGACGCCGCCCAGGTAGAGGAAGAGCTGTTTGGCGTGCGCATCATGGCGCTGTGCCAGACCATGGCAGAGTACTGGCGCCTGCCGCAGTGGGTGACCCAGGGTTACCGCCTGCTGCTGGAAGAGCGCGAACAACTGGCCCTGGTGCTCAGTATCGCCCGCGACGAAGACCTGCTCAGCCAGCAACACCGCCTGGACGCCGAGCCCGGCCTGCGCCGCTGGTTCAACCAGCCGGCCAACACTGTGCTGCTGGCCAACAACCTTGCGCTGGCCGCGCAGGTAGGCTGGGACAACCCGCACCTGCTGCGCTGGCAGCTGCTGACTGCGTTGTACCTGCAGACCTCGCTGGAAGACGTACAGCAGCAAGTACACCAGCAGGCGGCCGCCAGCGCCCGCCGCCACGCCAGGCATGCCCTGTTCCACCCGGCTGAAGCACTTATCTGGCCCTGGCACCAGCGCCGCCCGCACCCGGACATGCTGGCCCCGCCACCGCCCAGCAGCGACGACCTGGCGCGCTGGCGCAAGCTGTGCCAGGACCTGTTGGCCCAGCCCAGCCCGTTCACCAACACCGTGCACCTGGCCACCCAGGCCGGCGAAGCACTGCTGGCCTGCGGCATGCAACGCATCATGCTGCTGAGCCTGGACAAGGCCAGCGACTACCTGCGCGTGCAGCAGATCGCCGGCTTGCCCAAAGAGGCCGGGGCCTTGGCCCTGCAGGTATCACAAAACAAATTGCTGCAAAAGCTGATGGCCCAGGCCGGGCAACTGCGTATCACCCCGGAAAACCACACCCAGTTCTCGGCCCTGCTGCCACCCCCGCTGCGTGCGCTGTTTCGCAGCGAGCACGTGCTGCTGCGCTCGCTTGCAGTAAACGATCAGGTGCTGATGCTGATGGTGGCCGACCAGGGTTGCCGGCCTTTGGCCGATATCAGCGTGCAGGCCTTTGGCAAAACCGCGCAATGCACCGAGCGGGCGCTGTCAGTGTTTGTCAACCGCAAGGGCTGA
- the motA gene encoding flagellar motor stator protein MotA, with product MAKIIGIIVVFASVLGGYVLSHGKIAALIQPFEVLIIGGAAFGAFLQANPGYMTMHVIKKSMKMFGSRFTHAYYLEVLGLVYEILNKSRREGMMAIEADIEDASASPIFAKYPTVLADERMTAFVCDYLRIMSTGNMAPHELEGLFDMELLSMKEELEHPSHAVTGIADGMPGFGIVAAVLGIVVTMASLGEGDQAAIGMHVGAALVGTFFGILAAYGFFGPLAKCLEHDAKEELNLYESIKASLVASASGMPPSLAVEFGRKVLYPKHRPSFAELEQAVRGR from the coding sequence ATGGCTAAAATTATCGGCATCATTGTCGTATTCGCGAGCGTGCTCGGCGGGTACGTGCTCTCCCACGGCAAGATCGCTGCACTGATCCAGCCGTTTGAAGTACTGATCATTGGCGGCGCAGCCTTCGGTGCATTCCTGCAGGCCAACCCCGGCTACATGACCATGCACGTCATCAAGAAGTCGATGAAGATGTTCGGCTCGCGCTTCACCCATGCCTACTACCTGGAGGTATTGGGCCTGGTGTACGAGATCCTCAACAAGAGCCGTCGCGAAGGCATGATGGCCATTGAGGCCGACATCGAGGACGCATCTGCCAGCCCGATCTTCGCCAAGTACCCGACAGTGCTGGCCGACGAGCGCATGACCGCGTTCGTCTGCGACTACCTGCGCATCATGTCTACCGGCAACATGGCCCCGCACGAGCTTGAGGGCCTGTTCGACATGGAACTGCTGAGCATGAAGGAAGAGCTCGAGCACCCCTCCCATGCGGTGACAGGCATTGCCGATGGCATGCCTGGTTTCGGTATCGTTGCGGCGGTACTGGGTATCGTGGTGACCATGGCTTCGCTGGGCGAGGGTGATCAGGCTGCCATCGGCATGCACGTGGGTGCGGCGCTGGTCGGTACCTTCTTCGGTATTCTGGCTGCCTACGGCTTCTTCGGCCCGCTGGCCAAGTGCCTGGAGCACGATGCCAAGGAAGAGCTGAACCTCTACGAATCGATCAAGGCTTCGCTGGTTGCCTCGGCCTCGGGCATGCCACCTTCGCTGGCCGTCGAGTTCGGGCGCAAGGTGCTTTACCCCAAGCATCGCCCTAGCTTTGCCGAGCTGGAACAAGCAGTACGCGGTCGCTGA
- a CDS encoding rhodanese-like domain-containing protein translates to MTDFSGLPLVIEAADLLPRLGSPQLILVDLSNANRYVSGHIPGARFVEGKRTQLGQPPAPGLLPALGELEKLFSELGHRDDAVYVVYDDEGGGWAGRFIWLLDVIGHKRYHYLNGGIQAWPADKLSTEVPASGNAAVHLHIDSEPTATREYLQSRLDSEDLVIWDARGPQEFSGEKVLAAKGGHIPGAINFEWTAGMDLNDHLRIRQDIAEVLHNLGITPDKEVITHCQTHRRSGFTYLVAKALGYPRVKAYAGSWSEWGNHPDTPVEV, encoded by the coding sequence ATGACTGACTTTTCCGGCCTGCCCCTGGTGATCGAAGCCGCGGACCTGTTGCCGCGGCTGGGTTCGCCACAGCTGATCCTGGTCGACCTGAGCAACGCCAACCGCTATGTCAGCGGGCATATCCCCGGCGCGCGCTTTGTCGAAGGCAAGCGCACCCAGCTTGGCCAGCCACCTGCGCCGGGCCTGCTGCCGGCCCTGGGCGAGCTGGAAAAGCTGTTCAGCGAACTCGGCCACCGCGACGATGCCGTGTATGTGGTGTATGACGATGAAGGCGGTGGCTGGGCCGGGCGCTTCATCTGGCTGCTCGACGTGATCGGCCACAAGCGCTATCACTACCTCAATGGCGGCATCCAGGCCTGGCCGGCGGACAAGCTTTCCACCGAAGTGCCTGCCAGCGGCAACGCCGCAGTGCACCTGCACATCGACAGTGAACCCACGGCCACCCGCGAGTACCTGCAAAGCCGCCTGGACAGCGAGGACCTGGTCATCTGGGATGCGCGCGGCCCGCAGGAGTTCAGCGGCGAGAAAGTGCTGGCAGCCAAGGGCGGCCACATTCCCGGTGCGATCAACTTCGAGTGGACCGCTGGCATGGACCTCAACGACCACCTGCGCATTCGCCAGGACATCGCCGAAGTCCTGCACAACCTGGGCATCACGCCCGACAAGGAAGTGATCACCCACTGCCAGACCCACCGCCGCTCCGGCTTCACTTATCTGGTGGCCAAGGCCCTCGGCTACCCACGCGTCAAGGCCTATGCCGGCTCGTGGAGCGAATGGGGCAACCACCCGGACACGCCTGTAGAAGTTTAA